From the genome of Vicia villosa cultivar HV-30 ecotype Madison, WI unplaced genomic scaffold, Vvil1.0 ctg.000843F_1_1, whole genome shotgun sequence:
CTCAGGGGCTTATGTAGTGATTAACTATGTCCTCATGGGCATTTTATCTTGTACTACTGCCCTTCAGGGattcattaatgacatatttgACCTTAAGGAACCCTTTTTATCTTTGCATTATTGTACATATTTTTCTTGAGTAAATTGTTTTCGAACACCCTAAACAAGTTTTTCAACACTATATTTCCCCTGGGGGCGAGGATTCCCCATTAAGGATTATCAATTTTTGTATCCCCTTGGGCGACAAGGATCACTGCACGAGGATCCAATGTGATTTATTACCATTAGGGTGAAAAAGATTCTCTCATGTTGATTCAACATAATCATTGCCTAATGGGCGGCAAGGATTCCACCATGAGGATCCACCATAAGTCATTTCTacttaggcaacaaagattcctTAATGAGGATCCAGAATATGTCATTGCCACTAGGGCGACAAGGATTCCTCCATGAGGATCCATTATAATTCATTGTCTTTTGGCCGACTTTGTTAAGATTCCAAACTCTAGCCATCAACTCATGCAAAATAACAGTAGAAGTGTATCAAAATTTATAAAGAAACATGGGGCGCCTCATTAAAAATCTACGCACTCACAGAGGAAAAAAGTCTTACCTTATTAAACAAAAGTTGTCTTTGGAACAATTTATACAATCAACAGAGGTGATACCTCGGTGTAATTAATCTAATTGATAACCTAAATTAAAAAAACACGACATTATGCATAAAAAAGTTAACGAACTCGCCATGTCCTTTTCACTTGACACTTCCATGCTTATCTAAAATAGAGTGACTAACTTCTAATATTTTAGAGGCATCATCTCATTCTCTCGGGGCACTACTTCTGGATTTCAGGTCCACAACATTCATTTCTTTGGCATCTGGGCGCTGGGCATGGGCCAAAAACATTGTCACATTCTTTAGCTTTAAACTATCATGATAACATCTCCCAACAGTCTCATGATCACCCTAGATAACTTTGACACGTCCATTGGCAGTGGGTAATTCATGCACAAGTATAGTGTGGACAAGGCAGTTCCTAAGAGgctaaaatcatgtttttatatgATTGTTATATGAAGAATGGGCGTATATGATGAGATATCTTACCTTGAACATCCTTGTGCTTTCTTCCATATTGAACGCGGTCTTCAAGTTGATGTAACCCTTTATATGTACTTGTTTGCTCGAGAATTCCTCCAACGAGGCTTAAAAAGCTTTGAGGTGGCCCGAGTCCAGGCAACGTCTTTCGAAGGCGTCACAACTTTTTGATAATAAGTTTCTTAATTGTGTCTTTTAAGTGAACTCATACATCAGTGTTATGCTTGTGACTTTTACAGAAGTTGAACAACTTTGACTTGTCCTTTCAAGCACATTCTTTCACTAGGTGGGGGTACTTCACCCCAACCTCTTTAAATTATGTGTTTCAGCATTCATGCAAAATCTTGTCCCTCGAAGTGTTTAGCAAAGTAGGGTAAAAATATAACGCGTATCCCTCTATTTACGTCTCTATCTTTGTCCTCTTTGCGCCTAGTGTCTCCCATTCCCTGGGTTCTACGAGCCTTTATTCTTTTCCACATCTCTATCTATGTAGTTAAAGTAAGTTTGGGCTTGGGTGAGGAAATCACTCACTCCCCACGCCTTTTAGTCCTAAATTTTCGTAGAACATACCGTTCATCCTTAGCCCTTTCACAAATATTCAACAATTCAGACCATCGTTAGTTACCCCTACTTCCACGACTACCTTAGTTAACCGACCAATGTATTTTCGTAATGTTTCCTTTGTTTTCCGGTGGATCCCATAAGAACGAAAATCATTTTAGGATGACACCTTTTGTATTTTGAATTGCATTGTGAACTCATTGCACAAATTTCTCCAAAAGTTAATGAAATTCCCTTCTAAGATATTGAACCACGACGTGACAAATCCTCTGAAAGTCAATACAAATAAGTTGCACTTCACCGCCCTTCTGGCACGATGATAATCGATGATTATTTCCACGCGTTACATTCATTCTTTTAGGTCCTCGATCTCATCATAATTGTCTAACTTTGGTGGTTTCTATATAGACTTTCAGATCTAGTACTCAATAATGTGTTTAGCAAACATATTCTTTCgatgatgaaagagaaattgtcGATTGGTGTTGTTGTTCATCCCCTCTGAAATTGTGTCTTTAGGATGAGTGTAATAACCGCCACATCCCCTAAATCAAGAAGAGGATGAGTGTTTTAATTCTATTTAATCAAGTTACTAAAatctattttcttcacaaatttAATCAACtattttgaaattgaaaaatcatatttcaACACATTAATTAACAAAACCTACCTCAAAATAAAGTTTTCACTGTCCAATCTGACAACTAAACCCAACAATACTAACTCTCACACGTGCCGGCCTCGAAAGTATCGAAGCGAAGTTGAACAAACATAAAAACCTCaacaacaaaacccaaccaaaccAATAACACTCTCTACTTATAAATACACTCCTCACTATTTTTCGACtcatttttgtttcatttcattttcaacACTTTGTACCCTCCGTCCATCTTTAGATCTcagatctctctctctctccaatgGCATCCATCACCGGAACCTCCATGTCCCTCCTCTCCAACAAATCCATGGTATGCacttttttcattttcttaatgTTCTCACACACCAATTTATTCAACGTTGTTTAATAGATCGGTTGAATCAATACAGGTTTCTTGTACCAGGATCTCTGGTCCAAATTCAGTTTCATTCTCAATTAAGGGTGCAAGGTTTCCATCCATTACCTTTCAACCAAGAGGGCTTAGATTTCAAGTTACATGTGCGGTATGATTTTAAGCCATCATAAACTTGTATTTTTCTCTTTTGGATTGTCTAGGTTGTTATTATTCTGTGTATTTTAGTGTATGTTTGTTTTCAAGGTTAATTTAGTAAAAGTTTAGTGTCTTTGATACTAGGATGTTCTAAGGAAGTGGTGATCCTGAACATCTGTGATATTTAAGATCATATAACAAGAAAGGAGTTTGATTTTGTGCAGGCTAAACCAGAGACTGTGCAGAAGGTGTGTGACATTGTCAAGAAGCAATTGGCTCTGGCTGACGGTACAGATGTTACCGGAGAGTCTAAATTTGCTGCTCTTGGAGCTGATTCTCTTGacacggtatggttatgtttatcTACGAATTCTTGTGTTGGAAAATTGCTAATTTGCAATCTGAACTTTGAGATCCTTTCAAAGTACCTGATTTAGTTGATTGTTGTATCTTCTAGCTACTTGATATTTGAACTGTGCATACCGATTGGAGTCTCACATTGAACACTTTTATTTGCTCAATGTGAGGCTTCTAACATTGCCATACTCTTTAAGAGTTGGCGTTCACGACGGCTTTCACTCAATAAACACTGACCCGATGGCAGCCCTTTCCTTTTTGACGGCTTCACTCGAGTATCAGTAGTATTTAGGGGAGCACCTTAAACTAGCCTATAGGTTGTCCTTTCCGTGATCCAACTGCCTCGAGTACCACGCTGAATACTTTATCTATTTATTGTGGGACGGACTCACACATACCCATGTCTTGATGTcagtgattttgttgttgttgttgttttcttcCTGCTATAGTGAGTGTTGATGCATTAGTATAAAAACAAGTTTTCCTGAGTCCTTGCTGCATACTGTACTGCAATAAACATGATAAGACAACTTAGTTGGTAGCTGAGCAGGGACATCCGTTTGCAGGGCGTAGATTCGAACCCGCGACATCCCACTTATTCACCTTTAAGGGGTGAAATTCCAGACATTAGGCTATAAGACCCAAAAAAACTACACTGTTTATTATTCAACATGCATGCTAGCATGCTTTATATAGTTCCCACCAATGTTGCCAATTGCATATCTTGAAAATTAAGGGTTCATTCAAATTCTTCTACTCTGAGGTGCTATAGCACCGATATAGCCATTATTTAACCACTCTATGTACTAAATAGCATATCGCAGAACATTAGTAATTTGTAAACTAGTACACTATAGTGCTATAGTGCCGCCATAGCCACTATCTGACAACACTGATTTCTACTCTAAAGTCTACAAATTTGTGTCTGGTAAAATGCCATTGGTTGTCAATTGAGTCTAGTTACTTCACCATTATTGTCTCCATTACCCTTACTTCACAGCTCACACAACCCATACCACTTGAGATATATGCTGAAATGACATGCTAATTGCGGATATTTGATGCATATCAGAACACAATGTCTTTTTTTCCCCTTCTGGTTTACATTCTATGGTATTTTGCTCGATTATTTAGACTGGCATTTCAAATTTTGTACAGGTTGAAATTGTGATGGGACTCGAGGAAGAATTTGGCATTAGCGTGGAAGAAGAAAGTGCTCAGAGCATCACCACTGTCCAAGAAGCTGCTGACATGATCGACAAGCTTCTTGAGACCAAGGCTTAAACCAGCAAAGAGGAGGACTTAACATGTCCATTTTGAAGTGTCTTTTTTTTGTTGCTATATGATATTTGGTGTGTCGGTTTAATTAAACTTCATGTAACTGCTAGATCTTTTCTGGGCCATATTAGGATTACAATAATGTTAgttttaatcttaattttgtaGAACTTATGTCTCTTTCTTTACATGTTAAACAGAATTTGCTCTTATAAGTCACAAGTATTTGCTATTTTGAGATAATCATGTGTTCACTACTTCAAAGTTCAACGCCCTTGTTTCTATTAATAAAGATATTTCTTGTTCTGTTTtacttcatatttttggtaccaaTTAATGATAATGCAGAAAAAATGTCTTCTCAGTGTTAATCTTTTGACCTGAGCTCTTACAAGAAAGATTAAACAAAATTATATCAGCTCAAGATGGGAAGTCCGTCGAAAATAGAAAAACTTCGATTAAATTCTATATGCTGTATTAGCCAATATTACAATACAATTATGATAAAAGTTACAATTCAATTCAGAGCCTTGTGATCTTTTAAGCTTATATTTGGAATGAAAATTTGTTAGTTGAAACTGTAAATTCTTTCTGACATAAAAGAAGTTCACTTTGTGCATCACAAATTCATATTATACATATCTTCATACTACTTTTTCATGCCTAAACTAAGTTAATTTTCTTATGCAAATACTGTTGATGCCAATAATGTGATTATGATATACAAAGAATGAGACAAACAGACAGCAAAACAAGACAAAACATGATTACCTAAACATTACTAATATTACTATTGAAATTTCTCACTTGATTGGGCATCATGTGGTCGATAATTGGAAATTATTCCTGATGATTATTAGGTGTCTATCACGTGCACTTCAGCCTCAATATGAAAAATATGAGCACTTGCTTTTGCTTCAACCATGTGACACTGGCACCCCATCTCAACTCAGTTCATGGCATACAAATCTGACAGACCTGGTAGCAACTCTTTCATTTCAATCTGAATGCATCTTTAGAATTTCGGCGAGTTTGACATAATCACAGTGATACCATTAAGTCGTAATTTTGTTGAAATCTAAACATGCACTCAATGTGGCTTTCAGCTTTTAATGAGCATAGTGATGCTGGAATTGCAAAAAGGCACTTTAAAAAGTTCAATTATGGGCCTCTCATTAGAAAGAAAAGATGAACACTTTAACATAAagggaaaacaaaagaaaactaaCCTCAATAATTACAAATGAAAAATCAACAGTAGAAATCATAACTCATAACAAAAATTGCATTTGAGAAAGAAACTGAATTTCATTATAATAATCATCATATACTACAAGGTACTAAGAATGAAAAATTAACAAACAAGAAAGTGGAATATGGCACATCACAAATCATTTACTGCAAAGAAAGATATGCTGCTGCTAAACATGCAAAAACAGTAATGGCTCTGTCAAAAACTACACTTCTATGAGCATTGGAAGCAGCCTGTATTGATCCATATGGTGCAAATGCAGAAAAGGGTCCTGGAGCAATGATGTCATCTGGGTTTGGAGGACTTGGATTGGAAGGAATGGTGGGAATGTCAGAGCCTGTAGGAGTTGGTAAAGCACCACCAGAAGAAGGCAAAAGTGGAACAATGTCGGGTGACAAAGCTTGGGAAGGTAAGAGTGAAGATGGAGAAGGATCTGAGGAGAGTGTGGGAAGTGTGGGAAGTTCAGGAAGAGGTTGTGATTGTGAATAGGAGGAAAGGAGAGGTGAAGGCATGAAAACCATGATGATCATTAATACTAGATAAAAACTGAATGATGCCATTTCTAAGGGTGAAGGCTTTTAGTGGGAAAAAAAATGATGGCAATAACCCTTTATATTGGCAAACACTGTGAAGCTTTGCAGGCTCCTATCACTTTCACAACCCTCTTCTACCTTAAGACTTGTGTGGGGTCATGTAGGGGCCCCACTTGGGTTGAATCCATTGGATCATCATAAGGAAAAGTTGTGTTTTTTTCTTTGAGGAACAGACAAAGAATGGAAAAGGTTTCCATGTGACGTTTGGTGAGAAAGAATCATTTTCTACCCGTGATATTTGGTGCCATACAGCtttgtttttttgatttatttattaacatGTGTCATTAAgacataaattagggttacccTAATGTTAACAATGTTAATTATAGAACAAAAGGGTACACTGACTTTAGTCTTGCAACACATATTTATCTTTTAAGAAAGGGGTATGTGTGTCCCCTTATCATTTTGATTTGAATGGCATTGATTTCTTATAGCTGACAAATATTTGTTGTTCTGGCCATGTGTGCATATTGGTACCCTATCAAATGAACATGCTATTGTTCCAAATTTCCATTTGAGCTCATAACATCTTGTTTTTAACATGTGCCCTACGTTTCTTCTTTTTTAAATTACCGAAAGTAATTTTTCATTTCATGAAGATACAGAGTACACATAATTCAAATAGAAGTACAGAGTGAAGCCGGAGTGGAATTCACCAAAATGCTACCTTTATCGGGAATTTACTAATACCTGAAAAATAAAGGTACGCGAGTAAAATGGAGAAGTTACAAATTTCGCCAACTAGAACAGGACAATCATATTGGCGAAAATGAACATGAGAATTGTAACATGACATAATATGATACCAAtcattattcaaattcaaatgcagCGAGGTAGCCGCTGCAACTCCAAGGCAGCCAATCCAGCAGTTTTGGCTAAAGCAGGGACACTTGAACTCTTGAGTTCAGAAACTATtccttcaattcttgaaatctctggtattgatattgataatATCATTGCGTGCAATAAGTACTGCTTGCAAGCATAACCTAACGCATGAAGCATTCTCTGAACCGTTAAATGAGGGATGCCTTTACTCCAGGATTCTAGGATCACAGTGACCTTGGGGAGATTGGTTAGTAGACCGGTTGTGGCTTCTCTAGGAGCGGCCTTGAGCAGTAAAATCACACACTCAGAAGCTATATCGGCAATACTGGTTTCCCTAGATGCGCTCAACTCTAGGAAGACACCAACATTGTTTCCAAAGTCTGTTATATCTCTTATGCATTGCTGGGGGTCAACTGCTCCACTCACCTCAGGAGGACAGTCGCCTAAGAGAGTTGGTTCTGTTGTGTTTCTGAAGCCTTTTGTACAGCTGACTGAACGTGCTAAAAAGGCCCTACACAGCCCAAGAGTTGGTTCCAGTAAATCTTCCATACCCTTTGCACATACAAACTCAAGAAAATTACCAATCCTCCTAACAACTTTCAATTGGGAGAGTAACTTTGACTCCATTTCAGGAGCAGAAGCCAGAGCAAGACACAGCTTAACATTATTCACATTTGCATTTGACAGATCACCAAGCAAGAACTCAAAACATTGTGATATTGTCTTCAGGTGTAAAATGTCTGGAATTGAAATAAAACTGAACTCTAATAACATGACAAGAAGCTTCTGTGCAAAGATAGGAATCGGATCTTCATCTTCGATCAAGGTTGGGTAGAGAGGAAGAAAATGTGTATTCGATACGAACTTCAGATCGTTCAGTCTTTGCTCTTCTTCAATTGGTTCACTCAAGAGAATAATCATCACATCAAAAAAGATTTTAAGGCACAAAAATCTGGCATCACCGTCCTTGTTACCCTTGTAGAGAACTGTCAAACTAGGGAGGATTTCACGAATGAAAATGTCAGGATTGCCAAGGATCACAGAAGATTCCTCCGTGAGAGACTCTAAAATTCGGAGAAGGGTTATTTGGAAGTCATCTCTTCCCTGAAAGCCAAACAATAAACAAAGACAGCAACATCAGATATCAATTGTCAATTAAAAGTATAACTTGTTCTACTGAAAGTCGCAGCTGCCATCTAACTAACACTATGACCTAATCAATGATAGCATTGGTAAAATAATTGTCAAAACAGCTATTTAAGAGAGATAAATTGTAAAACAATATGTATAAATTTAGCAGGCAGTGTATTAGATATTAGAACACTTTCTGTTTTGATTGagctattttcttttaaaatactaACGTATAACGTGCACAACTCTTGAGGTATGCTCAAATGAGAAACATGCTCCGGTTTTTCAAATTAAACACCACCACCCTTATTGATTGGGAAAATTACACTAGTCTTTTAGGCCTATTGTTATTTTAAGAAAATAGAGAGGTGGGTGTAATTGATGGGTATATATCATCTACAGGATAAAGAGGGTGTATGTCACTTAAGTATATTTCATGCAGAGTAGGTGCAATTTCTCCAAAAATTAACAaatcttataatttattataagtaGAAAAACTATTTTCATAGATAAATTTAATAATACTTTGTAGACATAAAATTTCAGCATTTTTACTGCCAAACTAATAATTTCTATTGAGTAGATTAAGTCTACAACTTTTTATGAAGTTTAAAAATGATTTGATCCTTCATCAAATAATTCTAACTTAACATacagtttattttttaaaatacaaaaggTGGTGATAAGATTACATAGCCATGAGCATTCGATTAATTTAAAATTTGGAGTGCATGATCTTTAAGATAATATTACCATATTCAACAGTTGGATTGATGAACTTTAATGTTTACAAAAAAGTTATTAAGCCCGGTAACTTAACAAAAGTTACTCTCGAAGTAAGTTCATCTCACTGATTAATTATATCAAATACTTACTTTGAGATCAACACTCTTTTTTGGTGAGATTTGAGGTCAACCCTTAGATTCTAAAATACACCTTTTATTTCATTAGTAGACTATCTATCGACTATATCTTAGCACACTTAATATCTAATGAAACTTTGCAGCTTAGCTCTGACTGAACTCATGATTTCAGGAAAGCATGGGATTAAAAGTAAACAAGATCTAACGGCTGAGTCACTGACCTGAAACGGTGCCTCTGCGAGTTTAATGAGATTCGCCAACTGCCGTAGTACTGGAAGTGTCGCCACTTTATGCTTAAAAGCTgaactttcaagaagatgaagGACAACAGGAAACAAATTAATATTGGCTTTTGGAGCAGATCTGCCGGTAAGGGAAGAGATATGTCCATGGCGCCTTCCTCCCATCATTTGCTGGATATCCCCTGTTATTATATCCAGTAAACCTGGAATAGTAGATGCCACAATATGCAGAAATGCAACTAAACACTGCCGCACAAAGGCATCCTTCTCTTTTCCCAGCCTATCCACCACTGAGAGTAACTTATGGCTGCAAAAGAACTGTGGAAGCCACCTTCTACCGTGCTTGCAGAGGAGAGCCACAAAAACAAGTGCCTTTCCTTTTAAAACTTCACTACCCTGCTCAACAAGGGACAAAAGACTTGGGATCAGATTTTTATCCTCTGAAAGTTGTATAAGGTATCTTCCAACATTTGTGAGCATATGACTTCCAAGCATTGCTAAGTTAAGAAGATTTAAGCTAATTTGCTGCTCTCGCGGACTGCCTTTGACAAGAGCAGAAGCTAGATCCTTGAATGAGAGTTTCTCTATAACAGACTGAATGCTAGAAGGATTAAAGCGAACTAAGCGTACTAAACATGATCCTGCAGTAAGCCTCATGCTTTCCTGTTTCCCTGCCGCTCTATAGATATAGCAGAGATTATTAATTACATCTTGACTGGTGAAACGTCCCACCCAGACCCCTCCTTGGCTGCAAATATTCTCAACTGTTCTCAATGCATACAACTGAGTTATATCATCCTCACCTTTTCTCAATATCGCTGTCACAAGGGAAATTAATGAATTTGGAACCTGCAGCCAGAAGAAAATAAGATAACTCTAGAAAAATATGAACTTTGAATGCtcacaaagaaaataaaaataggtgGAAGTAAACACACGCGCGCGCACACAAACACGCCAAATCACTACAGAACTCAAGCTTCAAATGGCATAGGCAGATGGACAATAAACTTTACATGCAACAAGCTTAGAAGCTAACCTGCCAGCCATGTGCGGTCCTATTGTCCTTTGATGGAGATTCAAGCGGAGTGTTATCTTTAGAGTCAGCACTTTGGGTAGATATATAAAATAGCAACTCACCCAAAGCAGCCATAGAAAACCTTCTTACTTTTTCCTGTCTGTCCCTAAGGCCATCCGTCAGTGAACCTAGAATTCCAGAATTAGCCAAACTGTCATCAACAAAGGTAGAGTGTCTGATCAACAGACCAATCAGTGAAGCAAGTTGAACACGTAAAGCTGATGCCTTAGATTGACGTAGCAATTTTATGAGAATGAGCATTATTGGCCCATTGGTCAAGATATTGGCTGCATCAGCATTACTGCTCAACATCTCGAGGTACCTAACCACATTTTGTTTTTCTCCAATGCTAGTATTCCCATTCAAGATGGCTATAATTCGGTTATGCACTGCCTCCAATTGCTCTTTAGGCATTTTGATAAAATCAGGTGCTTGCAACGCCTCAAAAGGAAGTGAAGGGATGGCTTCCGAGCCTTTGTCAACTTTTCTGCTGGGCATTACAGGTCTGACTGAGAGATCAGATGGATGCCAAATAACCTGGGAATTGTCGTTTGATGATCTTGAAGAATCTGAGTCAAGGCCAGAACCTAAATCTTCTTTTGGCCTATGTTTTTTCACTAGAGGGCTTACACTTGGAGAAATAGCAGATATGTCAGAACGGTCAGGAGTTGACTCGTGATCGAATGACCTTGAATCGTCTGAGGCAGGAGTAGTCACAGATAAGGTGTCCAACCGGTGAATAACATTTTCAGTGTCCTCTGCTTTTCCCTGATTCTGAAAACTATTCTCCATTTTCTCATTGGGCACAGGTGTGTGCTCAGAACCATCAGTTTCTTCAAGTGTATCCTCTTCACTATTCTCATTAAAATCAAGTTCCATGTCAGTGTTCTCAATCTTAACGTCTGCATCCTTCTCAGAGCCATTGGGCAAGGGGCGACGATagttttctttctcattttctttttgtAAATTTGATTTTGCTATTCTTGAAAGTCTCAAAAGATTCAAACCTTTTTTAATATTGGAATCTTTCTGCTTGACCTCAACTGCTCGACCAGATCCCTTTGTCTGAGTTCTGTGACTATTTGGTGTTGCCCTTGTTGGTGTCTCAATGCCCCTTGATCCTAAACCAGAATTTTCGTCCTTTTTTAGCACTCCTTTCGTGTCTTTTTCACGATATTTGGGAGGGGTTCTGTTATGAGAAGACTTATCTCCATTACGTTCTGATAAGCATGGTTTAGCATGAAGCTCTATCATATCATCAAATGCAGGTTGAGAAGGAAGAGACACTAGAGAGAATTTGGTTTTCCAAAAGGCATGACCACAAAGCTCAGGCCACTGTATTCTTTCGGCTGGATCTTTGACCAACagagaattaattaaattgacaAAAGGTCGACTTGGATTTCCAGGGAGAGGTGGAGTCGGGTCTGAAATGATGGATTTTACAAGGTGCGTGAATTCTCTACCCACAAAAGGAGGCTTCCCAGTATAACACTCATATAGCACACAGCCTAGAGCCCAGAAATCAGAAGCATAAGAATGAACTCCGCCATCTTCAAAAAGCTCCGGAGCCATGTAAGAGGGTGTTCCACGTTTTGCTTGAGGCAACTGCAGAAAGAAGTAAAGAGACATAGTATGTATTAACATATTATTTGGTTTCAGTAGAAAAGTGACAGCCATAGTTGAGTAGAGGTCTATAAATACATGAATATTGATGTCCAAAATTGCAAGAGTTAGTAAAGCATACCGATGAAGAAGGAACTTTCGATATCTCTTTTAACTTTCTGGCCAATCCGAAATCACAGAGCTGCATCAATAAAGTAATATAAAGTAATAAGTACacacttcaactcatattaacaAAAGGGAAATTAACTAAATCAATCCAATCAACAATGAAAGAGAGTGAATAAATTGACACCTTTGTACGACCATTTTCATCTAGTAGAATATTTGATGGTTTCAAATCACAATAAATTATTCCATTTGAATGTAAATACCTGAAAAAGGAGTATCCAAGTTCAATGCATAACAAGAGTAATACAGTACAACTAAACTAAGGGAAAACAAAGGGAAATTGACATACTGCAGAGCTCTAACGAGGTCACAAGCAAGCTCATTAACAGATTCCTCTGGAAGCTGAATATCCTGAAATTCATCTTCTAATAAGCACTAAAACGAGTATAACAACAAGTACAATCTCCCATTCCAAAACACATGCAATGAAATACTAAATACCTGCCGTAAGATCGAAAGTAGATCCCCACCCACACAATACTCCAAGACCAACCATAAGTGAGCAGAAGTTTCATACCTAAAAAAGCATAAATATACAAAACTTAAGAACCGAGTTCGAACAAAGTAATCTAAGCACTATTAATAGTAAGAATTCCTCGCTTTCAAATTCTCCTTATTTTAGTAAGTACGAATTATTTTATTCATCA
Proteins encoded in this window:
- the LOC131631552 gene encoding acyl carrier protein 1, chloroplastic-like — its product is MASITGTSMSLLSNKSMVSCTRISGPNSVSFSIKGARFPSITFQPRGLRFQVTCAAKPETVQKVCDIVKKQLALADGTDVTGESKFAALGADSLDTVEIVMGLEEEFGISVEEESAQSITTVQEAADMIDKLLETKA
- the LOC131631551 gene encoding classical arabinogalactan protein 25-like, whose product is MASFSFYLVLMIIMVFMPSPLLSSYSQSQPLPELPTLPTLSSDPSPSSLLPSQALSPDIVPLLPSSGGALPTPTGSDIPTIPSNPSPPNPDDIIAPGPFSAFAPYGSIQAASNAHRSVVFDRAITVFACLAAAYLSLQ
- the LOC131631553 gene encoding serine/threonine-protein kinase RUNKEL-like — translated: MNQYHIYEAIGRGRYSTVYKGRKKKTIEYFAIKSVDKSQKNKVLQEVRILHTLDHQNVLKFYSWYETSAHLWLVLEYCVGGDLLSILRQDIQLPEESVNELACDLVRALQYLHSNGIIYCDLKPSNILLDENGRTKLCDFGLARKLKEISKVPSSSLPQAKRGTPSYMAPELFEDGGVHSYASDFWALGCVLYECYTGKPPFVGREFTHLVKSIISDPTPPLPGNPSRPFVNLINSLLVKDPAERIQWPELCGHAFWKTKFSLVSLPSQPAFDDMIELHAKPCLSERNGDKSSHNRTPPKYREKDTKGVLKKDENSGLGSRGIETPTRATPNSHRTQTKGSGRAVEVKQKDSNIKKGLNLLRLSRIAKSNLQKENEKENYRRPLPNGSEKDADVKIENTDMELDFNENSEEDTLEETDGSEHTPVPNEKMENSFQNQGKAEDTENVIHRLDTLSVTTPASDDSRSFDHESTPDRSDISAISPSVSPLVKKHRPKEDLGSGLDSDSSRSSNDNSQVIWHPSDLSVRPVMPSRKVDKGSEAIPSLPFEALQAPDFIKMPKEQLEAVHNRIIAILNGNTSIGEKQNVVRYLEMLSSNADAANILTNGPIMLILIKLLRQSKASALRVQLASLIGLLIRHSTFVDDSLANSGILGSLTDGLRDRQEKVRRFSMAALGELLFYISTQSADSKDNTPLESPSKDNRTAHGWQVPNSLISLVTAILRKGEDDITQLYALRTVENICSQGGVWVGRFTSQDVINNLCYIYRAAGKQESMRLTAGSCLVRLVRFNPSSIQSVIEKLSFKDLASALVKGSPREQQISLNLLNLAMLGSHMLTNVGRYLIQLSEDKNLIPSLLSLVEQGSEVLKGKALVFVALLCKHGRRWLPQFFCSHKLLSVVDRLGKEKDAFVRQCLVAFLHIVASTIPGLLDIITGDIQQMMGGRRHGHISSLTGRSAPKANINLFPVVLHLLESSAFKHKVATLPVLRQLANLIKLAEAPFQGRDDFQITLLRILESLTEESSVILGNPDIFIREILPSLTVLYKGNKDGDARFLCLKIFFDVMIILLSEPIEEEQRLNDLKFVSNTHFLPLYPTLIEDEDPIPIFAQKLLVMLLEFSFISIPDILHLKTISQCFEFLLGDLSNANVNNVKLCLALASAPEMESKLLSQLKVVRRIGNFLEFVCAKGMEDLLEPTLGLCRAFLARSVSCTKGFRNTTEPTLLGDCPPEVSGAVDPQQCIRDITDFGNNVGVFLELSASRETSIADIASECVILLLKAAPREATTGLLTNLPKVTVILESWSKGIPHLTVQRMLHALGYACKQYLLHAMILSISIPEISRIEGIVSELKSSSVPALAKTAGLAALELQRLPRCI